A single genomic interval of Brevundimonas diminuta harbors:
- the rpsK gene encoding 30S ribosomal protein S11: MAKEPGRVKKRERKNITSGVAHVNASFNNTMITITDAQGNAISWSSAGHMGFKGSRKSTPYAAQMAAEDAGKKAQEHGVKTLEVNVSGPGSGRESALRALQSVGLTITTIRDVTPMPHNGCRPPKRRRV, from the coding sequence ATGGCCAAGGAACCGGGTCGCGTAAAGAAGCGCGAGCGCAAGAACATCACCTCGGGCGTCGCCCACGTGAATGCTTCGTTCAACAACACCATGATCACGATCACCGATGCCCAGGGCAACGCGATCTCGTGGTCGTCGGCGGGTCACATGGGCTTCAAGGGTTCGCGTAAGTCGACCCCTTACGCCGCTCAGATGGCTGCGGAAGACGCCGGCAAGAAGGCCCAGGAACACGGCGTGAAGACGCTGGAAGTGAACGTCTCGGGTCCGGGTTCCGGCCGTGAATCGGCCCTGCGCGCGCTGCAGTCGGTCGGTCTGACGATCACGACGATCCGCGACGTCACCCCGATGCCGCACAACGGTTGCCGTCCGCCCAAGCGTCGTCGCGTCTAA
- a CDS encoding DNA-directed RNA polymerase subunit alpha: protein MIERNWQELIRPEKPQIETGSDAQRKARLVAEPLERGFGVTLGNALRRVLLSSLQGAAVTAIQIDGVVHEFSSLEGVREDVVDIVLNIKQLALRMHAEGPKRMTLRATGPGPVTAGQIDVPADIEVLNPDHVICTLDDGASVRMELTVQNGKGYVAAELNRPEDAPIGLIAVDALYSPVKKVAYRVEPTRQGQSLDYDKLLLEVETNGAVTPVDAVAYAARILQDQLQIFITFEEPKKAVEQSDGKPDLPFNPALLKKVDELELSVRSANCLKNDNIVYIGDLIQKTEGEMLRTPNFGRKSLNEIKEVLTTMGLSLGMDVPNWPPENIEDLAKKFDDQI from the coding sequence ATGATCGAAAGAAACTGGCAAGAGCTGATCCGTCCCGAGAAGCCTCAGATCGAGACCGGTTCCGATGCCCAGCGCAAGGCGCGCCTGGTCGCCGAACCCCTCGAGCGTGGCTTCGGCGTGACGCTCGGCAACGCGCTTCGTCGCGTTCTGCTGTCTTCGCTGCAAGGCGCGGCCGTCACGGCCATCCAGATCGACGGCGTCGTCCATGAGTTCTCGTCGCTGGAAGGCGTGCGCGAAGACGTGGTCGATATCGTCCTGAACATTAAGCAACTGGCGCTGCGCATGCATGCCGAAGGCCCCAAGCGCATGACGCTACGCGCCACGGGTCCTGGCCCGGTGACGGCCGGCCAGATCGACGTGCCGGCGGACATCGAGGTTCTGAACCCCGACCACGTCATCTGCACGCTGGACGACGGCGCATCGGTGCGCATGGAACTGACCGTCCAGAACGGCAAGGGCTATGTCGCCGCCGAGCTGAACCGTCCGGAAGACGCGCCGATCGGCTTGATCGCCGTCGACGCCCTGTATTCGCCGGTCAAGAAGGTGGCTTACCGCGTCGAGCCGACCCGTCAGGGTCAGTCGCTGGACTACGACAAGCTGCTGCTGGAAGTCGAAACCAACGGCGCGGTGACGCCTGTGGACGCCGTGGCCTACGCCGCGCGCATCCTGCAGGATCAGCTCCAGATCTTCATCACCTTCGAAGAGCCCAAGAAGGCTGTCGAGCAGTCGGACGGCAAGCCCGACCTGCCCTTCAACCCGGCGCTGCTGAAGAAGGTGGACGAGCTGGAACTGTCGGTTCGTTCGGCCAACTGCCTGAAGAATGACAACATCGTCTACATCGGCGACCTGATCCAGAAGACCGAGGGCGAAATGCTTCGCACCCCGAACTTCGGCCGCAAGTCGTTGAACGAGATCAAGGAAGTTCTCACGACGATGGGCCTCAGCCTCGGCATGGACGTGCCGAACTGGCCGCCCGAAAACATCGAAGATCTGGCCAAGAAGTTCGACGACCAGATCTAA
- the rpsM gene encoding 30S ribosomal protein S13 → MARIAGVNIPTNKRVEIALQYIHGIGPAAAKDITEKVGIEPARRVNQLTDAEVLSIRETIDKDHTVEGDLRRETSMNIKRLMDLACYRGLRHRKGLPVRGQRTHTNARTRKGPAKPIAGKKK, encoded by the coding sequence GTGGCCCGTATTGCTGGCGTCAACATCCCGACCAACAAGCGCGTAGAGATCGCGCTTCAGTATATCCATGGCATCGGCCCGGCCGCCGCCAAGGACATCACCGAGAAGGTGGGCATCGAGCCCGCCCGCCGGGTGAACCAGCTGACGGACGCCGAAGTCCTGTCGATCCGCGAAACGATCGACAAGGATCACACCGTCGAGGGCGACCTGCGCCGCGAGACGTCGATGAACATCAAGCGTCTGATGGATCTGGCCTGCTACCGCGGCCTGCGTCACCGCAAGGGCCTGCCGGTCCGCGGTCAGCGCACCCACACGAACGCCCGCACCCGCAAGGGTCCCGCCAAGCCGATCGCCGGCAAGAAGAAGTAA